Below is a window of Humulus lupulus chromosome 9, drHumLupu1.1, whole genome shotgun sequence DNA.
CTAATTAACTATGTCACAGTAATCTTGACAAATGTTTTCTCATTGTACGCAGTAAGATCAGTAGTAACTACTTCACAGGAAGGATGCCTGAGTTTGGCAATTGGAAAAAACTTCAGAAAATGTAAGAATAACGGTCGTTGATATCTTTGGTTTTTAAAGTTTATGAGCAGTTTATTATATTGATTGTACATGATGCTACTCTTGACAGACATATCGAAGCAAGTGGTTTCAACGGGCCAATTCCTTCTAGTCTTTCTAAGTTGAATAACTTAACAGAATTGTAAGTTGTCTTTTTTGTGTCTACTTAAAATCTTGATATGTCTACTAACTTCATTTGTGATGCGACTTTCTTTACAGAAGGATTACTGACTTAAATGGGGAGAGCTCATATTTTCCCAACTTGACAAAAATGTCAAACTTAGAAAAACTGTAAGCTATATATAAACCTATTTTGTGACTGAGATCAACCCTGTATTTGAAAATTTTAACTTATAGAACCATGTTTGAAAATGCAGGATAATGAGGAGCTGTAATTTAAAAGGACACATTCCTGATAATATTCAAGATTTGAAAAATCTAGCTACCCTGtaattctttgattcacttgtcaATTTTTCTACTTCTGTGCAACATTTTGTTGTTGCCATGAGGTAATGAACATCTAAGATCTTTATTTTGCAGGGATCTTAGCTTCAATAAACTAGAAGGGCCACTTCCgaattttgaaaatttagatCGTTTGTCCAAAATGTAAGTAATGCAAAGGAAGAATGCATCAAGGAAGGACCTTACAAGCTCTCAAaaagttctttttttttcttattaccGTTTTCTTCATAGAATGCTAGCTAACCCACTTCTGTTATGCTATTATGTTTCACAATGAATAGATATTTAACAGGTAACTTATTCAATGGATCAATTCCAAAGTGGATGAATGAAAAAAGTGATCGCTTGTAAGTTACCAATGTTTTGTTTTATAATAAAGTTTCTTATTTTTGACTTTGAAATCATAATCGTTACTAGCATAACTATGTGAAAACATGCTAAGATTGTTGCTTACAGAATTTACAGATACTCAGCAATATTTGACACATATTGTGGACCCCTTTAGATTAGATCCTGATTTCATCGATACGATGATATATCTTACTGCAGCAATATAGATATTTCTTACAATAACTTTTCTGAGGAATCTGAACCACCTACTTGTCGAGATACTTTGTAAGAATtcctctttctctttcttttttatttctataTTCATTGTATAACAATCATGTCAAACTGAATATACTTGTGTTTTTCATCAGCAATCACTTTCGAAGCTCATCTGGACAGAATAACAACTCGTAAGCTTTAGAAAACTATTGCAACAAAAAGAACATTATCTTATTTCATGATGTTTTTACATTACTAATGCTTGTTTTCAATATGACTGATACAGAAACCTCAACAAGTGTCTGGCTCCATGTTCGAAAGGTAAATAAGTCTCATTCGAAACTATAACCATTTCTTCTCTATAGTTTTAATCAAGATTTTTTGTTTGATCTTTGATTTGTAGATTATTACTCATTGCATATAAATTGTGGTGGAAAACAAACTACCATTGGAGACATAGTGTATGAAGGAGATGAGGCACCAGTTGGTGTTGCAAAATTTTTCCAAAACTCAACTGCCACATGGGGATTTAGCAACACTGGTGATTTCTGGGATTCTAATAATACTAAAGTAACAGACTACATAGCAAACAATGTATCTGTTTTGAAAATGAACAATTCTAAGCTTTACACAACCGCACGCATCTCGCCTCTTTCGCTAACTTATTATGGCCGGTGCTTAGGAAATGGAAATTACACTGTGAAACTTCATTTCGCAGAGACGGTATTAAGAGACAACAGATCTTATTACAGCCTTGGAAGACGAATATTTGATGTTTATGTTCAGGTATATATTCTTGATTTTTGCTGTTTTTATCTTATTATAGCAGTATGTGAACTTGTGTTTGATTGAGTCATTATAGGGAAAATTGAAGTTGAAAGATTTCAACATtgaaaaggaagctgaaggagtTGACAAGGCATTTATCAGAGTAGTTAAGGCAGTTGTTGTGAGTCAGAAGACACTAGAGGTTCGCCTCCAATGGACAGGGAAAGGAACAAGGAATATTCCAAAACGAGGAAAATATGGTTCTCTTATATCAGCTATCTCAATAGAGTCCGGTAAGTAACTTGTATGTATTATATATTGAGAAGAAGATAGCATGTTTATGGTGAAAGTGAAATTGGTGTTTTCTTTTGTAGATTTCAAACCTCCAGAAAATAAAAAAGCAACAAAGTTCTTCATCATTGGAGCAGTTTTAACTATCAGCCTTCTTTTGATAGCTTTAGGCCTTCTTTGGTGGAAATGTTATATTGAAAGCAATGAATCAATGGATGAAGGTAAACGAATATACCTTTAGAAAACAaattacacacacatatatatatatatatatataggatttAAAAAGTATGGAGTTGACATATTCACCAAGAGCACAAGTAAAAATTTTCATTGAATGTTGTATTACAGTTCTGAGAGGATTAGACCTGCAAACTGGTTTCTTTacctataaacaaatcaaagctGCCACTAACAACTTTGATGCTGCAAACAAAATTGGAGAAGGAGGATTCGGATCAGTCTTCAAGGTTGTATAATAAAACTAGCATTGGCTTGTTTTCTATTTTtacatataataataaagctGATGGCAGAGAATGAAATACTCAACTGAATGCATGCCATATATTTATTGCAGGGTGTGCTATTAGATGGCTCTATTATTGCAGTTAAGCAACTTTCTTCCAAATCAAACCAGGGCAATCGAGAATTTATAAACGAAATAGGCATGATTTCTGCTTTACAACACCCAAATCTTGTCAAATTGCATGGATGTTGTATTGAAGGAAAACAACTATTGTTAGTGTATGAATACATGGAAAACAATAGCCTTGCACACTCTTTATTTGGTAAGTTTAAAGTCTATATTAGTTGCCTTACTAATTAAGGCTAaatattttgctactttgatgaATTCATTGATTATCTGGCATATTTTTAAATACTTAAAAGGTTCTGGTGAAGGTCAACTGAAATTAGAGTGGAACACAAGGCAAAGAATATGTATAGGCATTGCAAGAGGTATAGCTTTCCTACATGAGGAATCAGCATTGAGAATTGTACATAGAGACATCAAAGCCACAAATATACTACTAGATAGGGACCTTaccccaaaaatatcagattttggTCTGGCCAAACTAAATGAAGAGGAAAACACCCACATTAGCACAAGAGTTGCTGGAACTATGTGAGCTTTATCTTTCTTTTAGCTCTTTCAAATGTAACATCATTTGTTCCTATTAATAGTTAGTGAAACCATATAACATGTAAATTTATCTAAATTAATGATTGTGGTTGTGGTTGTTGCAGAGGATATATGGCCCCAGAGTATGCATTATGGGGTTACTTAACTGATAAAGCATATGTATATAGTTTTGGAGTTCTGGCTATGGAAATTGTGGCTGGGAAAAGCAACATGAGATATCGTCCAGATGAAAACTTTGTTTGCCTTCTAGATTGGGTAACACATAACTTCATAACATGTTCTTCAGCTCATAACTAATTATTTCATATTGGTAATGGTTTATCTTCTTCATATGCAGGCCTTTTTTCTACAACAAAAGGGAGATATAATGGAGCTGGTGGATCCAAAGTTGGGGTCAAAATTCAAAAAAGAAGAGGCAAAAAGAATGATCAAGGTAGCTCTATTGTGCACAAATCCATCACCTTCACTTCGCCCCACCATGTCTACTGCAGTGACCATGCTTGAAGGCCGAACTACCATCCCTGAACTAGTCATGGATTCAAGTATTCTTGATGATCCATTCAGGTTCACCGGTTTGCGAGACAAGTTTGATCAGATTTCACAACAAGCCTCTAGTGAATCTCATAGTCTTCTTGCCCAGTCGTCTAACTCATCATCACGGATTGATTCTGCCTCCACATGATCTCTTTATCTTTATTAATTGTTTTACGTGCATGTAGCTATGTGGCTATATATTTAGGTACGTACGTGAGTTATTAGAGTGTAAACTAGAATTTATATATTTGCAAACAAGAAAATAAGAAAGCTCTGTGGagtagaaaaaattacaacacttttaTTATTGAAGAGCACTTTGAACAATTGGACTATTTTCTCACTTACTTTTTAGGCTATACATTACACTTGTATTTATATGCATCCAAAGAGTCATCTAAAACTTTCTAGAGTTTTCTAACTTTCTAAGTAATTAACTATTCTCTACTATTTTCTAAATAATTCTAGAATTATCTATACATTGTCTAATTAGTTCTAAAACTCTTCTAGAACTTTTTATAATGTTCTAGGTTTCTCCTAATACTTTCTAGAACATTCTAGAATTTCTTAGAGCATTCTAGAGTTACTAATGACTTTTAAGTTTCTTCCAAAACTTTCTACAATGTTCTATGTTCTTCCTAGTACATTCTAGAATTCTAGAGCATTTCAGATACGGTAATGACTTCTAACACTCCCCCTCATTACcgaatctcttcaagctttttcTTGTTgacaattctttttttttttatttcgtcATATGATAATAGTTCTTTTTCTTACTCCTTTGCCAATGTTGCATTTGCGTACTTAAGATTTGGCTTTGGTTGTCGCGTTGACCTCCTTAGATTGTTTTGTGAACTCCCATCTTGTTGTGATTCATCTTCATTTGGTGTGCTTTGATGTTCTCATGTTTTCCAAGG
It encodes the following:
- the LOC133801487 gene encoding probable LRR receptor-like serine/threonine-protein kinase At1g07650 isoform X2 codes for the protein MASQSQCSIAALSLLMLFFFLPLFLCKAQAGFTLPPAEVEVIREIAAQMNKTDWNFDDPCSNETTVEKPRTEQYVNEVICNCSISAKTCHVQRFNFSGQDLDGKLPSSLGKLPHLKSVNLERNILTGPIPREWTLTKLEILAINANNLSGPIPAYLGNITTLTNLSMEGNLFSGTIPSELGKLVNLDCLNLNANNLTGEFPLALTNLTNLNVLKISSNYFTGRMPEFGNWKKLQKIHIEASGFNGPIPSSLSKLNNLTELRITDLNGESSYFPNLTKMSNLEKLIMRSCNLKGHIPDNIQDLKNLATLDLSFNKLEGPLPNFENLDRLSKIYLTGNLFNGSIPKWMNEKSDRFNIDISYNNFSEESEPPTCRDTFNHFRSSSGQNNNSNLNKCLAPCSKDYYSLHINCGGKQTTIGDIVYEGDEAPVGVAKFFQNSTATWGFSNTGDFWDSNNTKVTDYIANNVSVLKMNNSKLYTTARISPLSLTYYGRCLGNGNYTVKLHFAETVLRDNRSYYSLGRRIFDVYVQGKLKLKDFNIEKEAEGVDKAFIRVVKAVVVSQKTLEVRLQWTGKGTRNIPKRGKYGSLISAISIESDFKPPENKKATKFFIIGAVLTISLLLIALGLLWWKCYIESNESMDEVLRGLDLQTGFFTYKQIKAATNNFDAANKIGEGGFGSVFKGVLLDGSIIAVKQLSSKSNQGNREFINEIGMISALQHPNLVKLHGCCIEGKQLLLVYEYMENNSLAHSLFGQLKLEWNTRQRICIGIARGIAFLHEESALRIVHRDIKATNILLDRDLTPKISDFGLAKLNEEENTHISTRVAGTIGYMAPEYALWGYLTDKAYVYSFGVLAMEIVAGKSNMRYRPDENFVCLLDWAFFLQQKGDIMELVDPKLGSKFKKEEAKRMIKVALLCTNPSPSLRPTMSTAVTMLEGRTTIPELVMDSSILDDPFRFTGLRDKFDQISQQASSESHSLLAQSSNSSSRIDSAST
- the LOC133801487 gene encoding probable LRR receptor-like serine/threonine-protein kinase At1g07650 isoform X1, which produces MASQSQCSIAALSLLMLFFFLPLFLCKAQAGFTLPPAEVEVIREIAAQMNKTDWNFDDPCSNETTVEKPRTEQYVNEVICNCSISAKTCHVQRFNFSGQDLDGKLPSSLGKLPHLKSVNLERNILTGPIPREWTLTKLEILAINANNLSGPIPAYLGNITTLTNLSMEGNLFSGTIPSELGKLVNLDCLNLNANNLTGEFPLALTNLTNLNVLKISSNYFTGRMPEFGNWKKLQKIHIEASGFNGPIPSSLSKLNNLTELRITDLNGESSYFPNLTKMSNLEKLIMRSCNLKGHIPDNIQDLKNLATLDLSFNKLEGPLPNFENLDRLSKIYLTGNLFNGSIPKWMNEKSDRFNIDISYNNFSEESEPPTCRDTFNHFRSSSGQNNNSNLNKCLAPCSKDYYSLHINCGGKQTTIGDIVYEGDEAPVGVAKFFQNSTATWGFSNTGDFWDSNNTKVTDYIANNVSVLKMNNSKLYTTARISPLSLTYYGRCLGNGNYTVKLHFAETVLRDNRSYYSLGRRIFDVYVQGKLKLKDFNIEKEAEGVDKAFIRVVKAVVVSQKTLEVRLQWTGKGTRNIPKRGKYGSLISAISIESDFKPPENKKATKFFIIGAVLTISLLLIALGLLWWKCYIESNESMDEVLRGLDLQTGFFTYKQIKAATNNFDAANKIGEGGFGSVFKGVLLDGSIIAVKQLSSKSNQGNREFINEIGMISALQHPNLVKLHGCCIEGKQLLLVYEYMENNSLAHSLFGSGEGQLKLEWNTRQRICIGIARGIAFLHEESALRIVHRDIKATNILLDRDLTPKISDFGLAKLNEEENTHISTRVAGTIGYMAPEYALWGYLTDKAYVYSFGVLAMEIVAGKSNMRYRPDENFVCLLDWAFFLQQKGDIMELVDPKLGSKFKKEEAKRMIKVALLCTNPSPSLRPTMSTAVTMLEGRTTIPELVMDSSILDDPFRFTGLRDKFDQISQQASSESHSLLAQSSNSSSRIDSAST